In Zingiber officinale cultivar Zhangliang chromosome 1A, Zo_v1.1, whole genome shotgun sequence, a genomic segment contains:
- the LOC122012760 gene encoding heavy metal-associated isoprenylated plant protein 30-like, producing the protein MERALASLLSTIYYPFRHQAGHRSKNYRNAYYHSTASTSTNTYFFQGNNNKMTNKGRPLSLQTVELKVRMCCEGCERVVKQALLKLRGVDSVDVELELQKVTVTGYVERNKVLKEVRRSGKKAEFWPNPDMPLYFTTAKNYFHDEESFRNSYNYWRHGYNGDKHGHVRVPQRGDDAVSNIFNDDDVNACAVM; encoded by the exons ATGGAAAGAGCACTTGCCTCCTTGTTGTCCACCATCTACTACCCCTTTCGCCATCAGGCAGGCCACCGTAGTAAGAACTACAGAAACGCTTACTACCACAGCACTGCAAGTACCAGCACCAACACTTATTTCTTCCAAGGAAACAATAATAAGATGACCAACAAGGGACGCCCTCTCTCCCTCCAG ACAGTGGAGCTTAAAGTGAGGATGTGTTGCGAAGGCTGCGAGAGGGTGGTCAAACAAGCCCTTCTGAAGCTTAGAG GAGTGGACTCGGTGGACGTGGAGTTGGAATTGCAGAAAGTGACAGTGACGGGGTACGTGGAGCGGAACAAGGTGCTGAAGGAGGTGCGTCGGAGCGGGAAGAAGGCGGAGTTCTGGCCCAACCCGGACATGCCGCTCTACTTCACGACGGCGAAGAACTACTTCCACGACGAGGAGTCGTTCAGAAACAGCTACAACTACTGGCGCCACGGCTATAACGGCGACAAGCACGGCCACGTCCGCGTGCCTCAAAGAGGCGACGATGCCGTCAGCAACATCTTCAACGACGACGACGTCAACGCCTGCGCTGTCATGTGA